In one window of Enoplosus armatus isolate fEnoArm2 chromosome 7, fEnoArm2.hap1, whole genome shotgun sequence DNA:
- the LOC139287267 gene encoding ELAV-like protein 1 produces MALRRGHIRYLKVCEVQTSQNDVRDGQHVAKGAAGKELYDNGYSEQMMEDDDSRTNLIVNYLPQSMSQDELRSLFSSVGDVESAKLIRDKVAGHSLGYGFVNFVNPNDAERAISTLNGLRLQSKTIKVSFARPSSDMIKDANLYISGLPRTLSQQDLEDMFTRFGHIINSRVLVDQASGLSRGVAFIRFDKRAEAEDAVKHLNGHTPPGSSEPITVKFAANPNQARNSQMMSQMYHGQSRRFGGPVHHQAQRFRFSPMSVDHMGSGGGVSGNSSTGWCIFIYNLGQDADEAILWQMFGPFGAVVNVKVIRDFNTNKCKGFGFVTMTNYEEAAMAIHSLNGYRLGDKVLQVSFKTSKGHK; encoded by the exons ATGGCACTAAGACGAGGACACATTAGATACCTGAAG gtgtgtGAGGTTCAGACGTCTCAGAATGATGTAAGAGATGGTCAGCACGTCGCCAAAGGAGCCGCTGGAAAG GAGCTGTATGATAATGGATACAGCGAGCAGATGATGGAGGACGATGACTCCAGAACCAACCTGATCGTGAACTACCTGCCGCAGAGTATGAGTCAGGACGAGCTGCGGAGTCTGTTCAGCAGTGTCGGTGACGTCGAGTCCGCCAAACTCATCAGGGACAAAGTGGcag GCCACAGTTTAGGTTACGGCTTTGTTAACTTTGTTAACCCTAATGATGCAGAGAGGGCTATCAGTACCCTCAATGGCCTGAGGCTACAGTCTAAAACTATCAAG GTTTCGTTTGCGCGGCCAAGTTCGGACATGATCAAAGATGCAAATCTGTACATCAGTGGGCTGCCAAGGACTCTGAGTCAGCAGGACCTGGAGGACATGTTCACTCGCTTTGGACACATCATCAACTCCAGGGTGCTGGTGGACCAGGCCTCCG GTCTGTCTCGGGGCGTGGCCTTCATCCGATTTGATAAGAGGGCCGAGGCTGAAGATGCTGTAAAACACCTGAACGGGCACACACCCCCCGGCAGCTCTGAGCCAATCACAGTAAAGTTCGCTGCCAACCCAAATCAGGCCAGAAACTCTCAGATGATGTCACAGATGTACCACGGCCAATCACGGCGCTTCGGAGGACCCGTCCATCACCAGGCCCAGAGGTTCAG GTTTTCTCCAATGAGCGTCGACCACATGGGCAGCGGGGGCGGAGTCTCTGGGAACTCATCCACCGGTTGGTGCATCTTCATCTACAATCTTGGTCAGGACGCAGACGAGGCTATCCTGTGGCAGATGTTCGGGCCGTTTGGCGCCGTTGTCAACGTGAAAGTGATCCGGGATTTCAACACCAACAAGTGCAAAGGCTTCGGTTTTGTCACCATGACTAACTACGAGGAGGCTGCCATGGCGATCCACAGCCTGAATGGGTACCGACTGGGAGACAAAGTCCTGCAGGTGTCCTTCAAGACCAGCAAGGGCCACAagtag